In Poecile atricapillus isolate bPoeAtr1 chromosome 1, bPoeAtr1.hap1, whole genome shotgun sequence, the sequence ttatatgATCATTCAAAACTGTtgataattaaaaataactgcCAAGatatttttaacttaaaaataaataaaaatgctacTAATGTTTGAGAACATCCATATTCTTAAATTCAGGTTATAAATGAGATTTGTGACTATTTATGCTCTTTTTCTTAATCACACTTGCTCAGCACTATAAAAAaagatagaagaaaaaaaattgagaaactAGTataatgcttttaaatatttttttctcacattaGCTTTTTCTTCTAATTAAAATTATAGATAAACAAGGTTATTTAATcagacaaaaaattaaaaaaccttcAGCCCTAATCCATTTTGTTTAATCTTTGTGTAACATTCACACTGAGATGAATGCCTAAACAGTTAGAATTAGTATGACTTTGTCACACCTATTTCCTTTTTTGCTTTCCATGAAGTAACCAGTAAATAAACTTTTCATAATATACAATAATCGACAATACTTACCTATTGTCTGAGGTGTGAAAGCTTTGTAATAAGACAGTCCTCTTGAACcatttttcaaatttctgacagttatatttaaatttattttccttgatgGTTGGAAATGTATTTCTCTCATATTGCAgccaatatttttcttccttgcattttttatatatttctggCATGCAAAAACTTTTCCTACATGTCTGTGAGaaggaaatataatttttttaaatcaaagacTTAGGTCCAAAATCATGGTTTCATACTTATTTTGCTTAACATCCTTACCTGTATGAGGTAAAGATCTGGATATCTTCAGGAGCTTCTGCTTTGATGTTCCAGGTGCaattgaaaaaagaaatgttataTATGATGCACGAAAGATTCTGAATATAGACTGCAAAAAAGAAATGGCAAAGAGTTGTGTTTATTTTACACTGATTTCCTAATATCAACATGATGGTTGCCTTTACAGACCCACTCTATTGGCTTATTTCTAGAAGCATAAAAGAGTactatgtgaaaaaaaataaaataaaaatcactttttagACAGTGAAAACTGGGAAGCACATCTGCTACTAACACCAAAGCCTTACTAACCcacttaaaaacaaattaaaatctcTGATCTTTTAAGAATTGCTGAAATCATGTGATACAGAAGGCAATCTTCATGAGACATGAGTTGCTAGGGAAAATGAAAAGACTGGGTTATACTGACATCttgctcagcagagctggagtttTCTGAATCTGAGCACATTTAACAAAGGAAATAATTCTGCAATACCTCAAGGTATTATGAAACATATTCTTAacatatgtgaaaaaaaaaaaagtagcagaaTATTGGGATTGCAGAGAATGACATTTCAGAAATTCTCCAAGTAAAGAAGGTCACTGTTGTAAATGCTTGGACATCCTAAAAACAAGTTGGAAATAACTGACCTGGATGTGCCTTGTAAGTAAATTCTGTCCAGTCACTCTCCCTAATTatgtcttctgtttcttttgcaAAAAGTTGTGTCTTAACCTTAGCATTAAAACCAGAATGTAATTTAAGATGTAttatcttttccttctcctgcagcctttcctaagaggagaaagaagaaattccATGAAGGTAGACTGTTGTAAGTATTGAAAGGGAAATTATGCAAGCTCATCTACTGAATGAtatattattttactttacACTTTGTGCAACCTCTGAAgaacttacttttttttctttagtggTATTGAAGAACTTATAAATCAAAATATACTTCACAGTGTATTTCCTGGTTTCTTCTTTTGTCAGGTTATTGCTCCAAGACAAAATAACTCTTGAATCATTCTTGGTGGCCCACAGAATATTATGTAGTCTAAGTGCATCTGCAATTAAATTGATATTACATAGAGAGAGGATCCTCCACTGTGTACACAAAGAAATTGTCTCTCAGCAAGGCTTGCATGCCCAACAGCTCTACCAGGACCTTGGTTCTTGCTTGCAGCAGGAATTTCAGAGTTTTGTCGAATATGACTTTCAGCAGTGGAAATCATGCTGCTCTTTGCAGCTCTCAAAATTAATGGATTCATTTTTGCATGTCTTGGACACTTCTCCTACTGCAGGTCTCTGTTTCTCTATACGAGCTGTAGAAAGTGCCTTGGCAAGTTCAGATTAAACATCTGGGATGGTTAGCATAGGATGAACTGTTAATACTTTACTTACCCTTTATGTCTTCTTGTCCACTTGCCAGGATTGTGGAAAATAGTGTCTTACACTGGAAAAAGCTTAATATCAGCAGGACAGAAATGGCTGTAACACATGCCATAGCAAAAGTTTTGGGCCACAGGTCtgaggaaagaaattctttaattCCAAGTTTGCTTGAGAAAGTAGTtagaaaatcacattttcatttttcacctgTGAAATATTAGGAAAGGGTTACCTAGATGCTTAAAAGGTGTGTAAAGTACAAAAAGTACATGTGAAATGACATAAGTTTGACAGGACTTGTTTACTGGTGCCTGCTGTTCCCAGGATGTTTTTATTTGAGCCCACTCTTTAACTGGGTGTCAGGCCAGAGAGAACGTGTGCCATGGAGCACTGGTTTCGAGTGACAGCACAGCTCCAATTGCAAGCCAGCACCACAGATACGATACTACTGACACTGCAAGTGGTTTAGGTAGGGCCCACCTGACATAACCATGACTAGATATAAGTCCAGTAACTCTATTTGTGTGTGTTACTTGGCCTCTTGTGGTCATAGAGAACCGTCATTCCTAGACTGTGACTTGTGTTACCTGGTGTAGGAGGATATGGACCATAAGAAGAGATCAATCCTGCTATTTAAAACGTATCAGCAAGAGAATTTCAGGTGTTTTCTAAATTTGGAATATGGTGAGCGAACAGATTCAGACTGATCAAAGTTGGTTTCAGCAAGGCAGCATTTCTCTGAAGGGTCTCATTCAGAGGTTGCTTAAATGTAAAAGAATATCTGATACCTTCTGTGTTCATATGCCTTCAGAGACTTTCACTCACTAACTGATTTCTCTTGGCTCTGattgttttcacttttaaattttcagaaatgtattCAGGAATCAGCACCTGGAGCCATGCCAAAAGGTTCACAATACATTGGTTAATAAGTGGCACTGGTCATGGTAGAGGAAAATGTGTGAATGTTCAGCACgtcaaaaaaatctgcaacgaggttttctggaaaaaagaaacacatgCACACTTAAAATTACATCCATATACAGATTAATTTATAATGCTATTTTATCACAGTGCAGTGAAAAAAAGATCACTTAAGGAATGCTACCCTTGTTTATGAAGTGCTGTGAAAAAATCATAACAAAAATCTGTAAGGCAGAGGTTTCCCCATCTGGGTCATTCTGGAGTGATCTCAGCAGTagcaccaggagcagctaaAGTACGCAAGTCACACTCTGCACACGGCCAGCCAAAGAAAGAGTTAATTCTCCTGCTTGGTGTGCCCAGGTAAGAAGCCAGTTCTGGTTGTCTGGAGAGGGAAGGGGTGAGCTGTGCCATTAATTGTGCTCCTAGAACACATGTGGTGTGTGGCAAGAGGAAAGAGACAgggaaaacataaaataaaaacaaggaaatgTTGATGGTTTAGTATTCAACATGTAGTGGCTCATCCTTCTCCATGGAATGGAGCTATCAAAACCAGTCCAAGAAATATGTAAGTACTTTATTTAAATtagcagaaagggaaaaatgaggatgGAAAGCACTTAGCAGATGAAATACTTGTGGCTAATATTAACAtgaattttttggaaaatacAAGTCAAAACAGGATGTGGAacaggaaaaggaacaaaataaatcttACAGTAACAACAACTTTTGGTGTTAGAACCAAAAATAGGTATAATTTGTGTGTCAATATAAATGTATTTAGTTGGAGAGAGGACACAGAGAGGCAGACAAAGAAGGTTTTTAAAGGAAGTCTAAACAAGCTTAGAAAAAAGCCAACCAACCTGAGTcaaaaaaagatatttcaggTGAGACCAGTGCTGTTTCCCCGGGGTGAGTTGCTCCTAGGAGTACCTTTTGTGCAGGACCGAGGGGCACTTCTCCACTCAGTGTGCAGTGAACACGTGCAGCTTCTCCCACCGATGCTGTGATGGTGGACAGTGTGAGCAGGCTGCAAATAGCACCAGGCAAATGGCTGGAAAGCAGGTACATGGAAAGCTACCAAAAAATGTTAGAGATGGATGCACACATCCCTAATTCAGCAGCTGTAGGTGCTGGGGGAACACTCAGGGAatgggctgcaggaggtgaCCAGAGTTGTGGATTACTTCTGAGTAACATCTCCTGTTCTCGCTGCTGCAGGTAGAACAGCAGAAGGACAGCTGGGCTGACCTCACAGGGTATTTCTTATGTTTATATACAATTAATTAGTCCACAAACCCACAGCAAAGTGAAAGCACTGCAGCATAATTACATCCAAAGTGACCAGGAGGGAACAAAACCTGTCCATACATAAAAAGCTTTTGATTCACAACTTGTCAAAGAACATGTATTTTCATTTATGCCAACATAGATGACCTGAAAGACAGAACATTTCTTCTCAGACATATTCAGACAAGACTGCATTCTTCGTCCTGTGCTACAAAGAGGTTTGAGTTAGCATATGGTGCTGAAATTCAGTCAATGAtgtgcaaaataaaattctttgcctgacaattttttttctaataagaCTCTCTAGCTCTTTTGTCTCTGAAAAAATGCATACTAGCCAAATATACTTGCAAACAGTCCAGTTAATCTAGTGGGATAAAAATTATCTCAATAATCCAAATAATCTAAAAAACAGCCATaatgcaaaaaaacaaaaaacaaaaaacaaaagcagaaacaaaaaaaccacaaattatTTCCAAGCAATGTCCTGTCAAAAATGggcatttaaaacaaataattttaaaaaatactataCATATTTTAccacttctttttcatttatttatccCCTTTCTTTCACTTCTGAGCTTGAAGTACAGCTAATACCTGTTGGTTGGTGCCCAGCAATGTCTGTTTTACAGTAGTGGGTTGTTGGAgtaagagaaagagaagagaactGACTGGAGCTGCCAACCCATccaccactgcagctgcagaggtTGTTTGTGCAATGCCCACCTGGTGAATTTGGGAAGtagacagagaaagaaaaagaaaatagctaaAGCAAGTTTCACAAAACTTAAGAGCTGTTAGTTCAAGAGGCAGGAAATTAAactatttgattttaaattcaCACTATACATGTGTTTaaataaagctatttttaaaaaagtttctGGGGCTGATTAATATATCATCctatatttttaagaaatagtttttatatacatatattttctttgaaaaatagataataaaattgtcaaaaaagACAATTTCAGGTGGTCTTGAAAACTATATTATGCCAAATTTGGAACGTAAATTCAACCATTAAAcaatgaaatgttttattcaCTGTTCTAATGCACAGTCTTAGATTAATGGAATAACTGGGACTGTTTGTCTGATTAAGACTCCCTAAAACTTAGACTTCATTTGAGATTGTCAGGTCATACTTTTCAACGCTCCCCCCCATCTCGTATTTAATTGTAGAAAATGTAGAAATTGATCAATGAATGATGAAATAAGCAATATAGGTCAAATAAAGTTTAAATCTCTTGGTAGATGTAGAGTCAAAAGAGGAGGACCATTTATActctttttttcaaaacttaCCTTAGTTTTAGTGCTTGTTAAACCCTGGGTACCTATGCATAGTTTTGCCTGAGAAGGAGGTCAGATCAGCACTGGAGAATGTCTTGATTTAGGACTACAATGAGAAATTGATTCAGGAGACTTCCCTTTTCATAAGGCACTCCCTCAAAAAAGCCCACTGCCAGGGCCACTTCCCACTGAGGGGCTGAAGCACACCTCTGAAGAAACAAACATTGACTGGAACCTCACTCAAAGTCCTTGGACCTCTAAGGAGACACATCTCTGCATGACTAACTCAAAAGTCACAGCCGTTACTATTTTGTCCTTTTGGTATATGGAAGAGAAAGGTTTCcaaattttttatatattgtaatgatcttttaaaaataagtaatattaaagaagaaattaaatcacACTTGTGAAATTAAAATCCCAGGAAGATCCTACCTTACTTGCCATTGTTCTCTTGGTTTTTAGTGGCTAATATACATCTTTCAGTGTGCACCAAATCAAAAAAAAAGGTCACAGAACTaataaggaaaaagaacaaataaatctTGCATTCTGAACAGGTAGGACTATCTGTTTAACTGTTCAGATCTGAAGGTTTGCCCAGCCTAGTCTCTGAAATTGTCCTTTTAAATGGTTTGCTTTATAAAGTAAGTTAATTTGCAGTCATCACCAATTCCAAGACACACTGACAATTAATGAATGTCATTCTTGGGGGGAGTTGATTGACTTGATAATAAGAGGGTTTGAAAACAACCACTTTATTCATACACACTGATATTTTGCATTCCAGGTTTCTATTTAAGCTCTATTTGGAGGGGCAATAACGGATAAAAAgtggctggttttttttgtttttttattttatttttattttttatttggtaTTTTGGCTTGAAACAGATATGACTCATTGTTCACATTAAAAAGTTTATTCACTAAGGATCTGACCCCAGGTTTCAGTGCAAAAA encodes:
- the LOC131584905 gene encoding interleukin-5 receptor subunit alpha-like produces the protein MACVTAISVLLILSFFQCKTLFSTILASGQEDIKDALRLHNILWATKNDSRVILSWSNNLTKEETRKYTVKYILIYKFFNTTKEKKERLQEKEKIIHLKLHSGFNAKVKTQLFAKETEDIIRESDWTEFTYKAHPVYIQNLSCIIYNISFFNCTWNIKAEAPEDIQIFTSYRHVGKVFACQKYIKNARKKNIGCNMREIHFQPSRKINLNITVRNLKNGSRGLSYYKAFTPQTIEKLNPPINVSVSLENRSIKIHWKPPPTIGSARKKCFLYQVKITDHKIVNVTAENYKYSFHKPEKKCAAQVRAKKEICIANKIWSEWSEPVFIHDEKTVDILLLSLSLLCPLVFLGGLMIYACRRYRCLEVITTPVPHPSDHIKTWLADETHHQQHMQMQMETHSEVTLGTLEENRDENIQPQKCLKEFVLEDL